The region TGGTGCGCAGCGCGCCCGCCGCGGCCACCGGCGGCCGATAGGCGATATGACCCCGGACCAGGTCTTTCAGCGATTCGAGCGGGACCCGGAGGCCTTCACCCGCGTCCCGACGGCGACCTACCGACTCCAGCTCACGCCGCAGATGACCTTCGCCGACGTCCGCGCGATCGTCCCGTACCTGGCGGCCCTGGGAATCTCCGACTGCCACTTCTCGCCGTTCCTGCAGCCGTGCGGAGCGGCATCGCACGGCTACGACGTGGCCGACCACGGCGAGATCAACGCAGCGCTCGGCGGCGAGGCCGAGTATCGCGCGCTGGTCGAGACCCTCCAGAGGCATGGCATGGGCCAGATCATGGACGTCGTGCCGAACCACATGGGCATCGCCGGGAGCCGCAATGCCTGGTGGACGGACGTGCTGGAGAACGGCCAAGCGTCGGCGTACGCGCGCTTCTTCGACATCGAGTGGGAACCGATCAAGCCCGAGCTGAAGGACAAGGTCCTGCTGCCGATGCTCGGGGATCAGTATGGTCGTGTCCTGGAGAACCAGGAGCTCCAGCTGGAGTTCCGGGACGGCGCCTTCAGCGTCCGCTACTACGACAGCGTGCTCCCGGTGGCGCCCGGGAGCTACGTGGACATTCTGGAAATGCGCCTGGACGAGCTGCAGCAGGCGCTGGGGGCGGACCACCCGCACCTCCTCGAGCTTCGTAGCATCATCACGGCGCTCGGGCACCTGCCTCCGCAGACGGAGCGGGATCCGGCACGTCTGGAGGAGCGCCAGCGCGAGAAGGAGGTCGTCAAGCGCCGCCTGGCGGAGCTGAGCCGCGAGTCGGCGGAGGTGCGGGGGTTCCTGGCCGACAACGTGCGCACCTACAACGGAGTCAAGGGCGACGCGGGGACCTTCGACCGGCTGGACGACTTGCTGACGCGCCAGGCGTACCGGCTCGCCTTCTGGCAGACCGCCGGTGACGAGATCAACTACCGGCGCTTCTTCGACATCAACGAGCTGGCCGCCATCCGCATGGAGGAGCCGGCGGTGTTCGAGGCGGCCCACCGGCTCGTGTTCCGCCTCGTGGCCGAGGGCGCCGTGACGGGCCTGCGCATCGACCATCCCGATGGGCTCTTTGCGCCGGCCCGGTACCTGCGCGACCTCCAGCGGCGGTGCTTCCTCGAACGCGCCCGATATGTGCGACGTACGCAGGAGCGGGCGGCGCCGGAGCCGCCCGAGTGGGCACAGGAGGTGCTGAGCGGCTTCGACCGCCGGGTCGCCGCGAACCACGAGGCCGCGCGCGCCGCCGACGCCGGCGAGAGCGGCGGGCGTGGCGGGCTCGGGCTCCTGCAACGCTGGTCGGCGACGCGTCACTCCGGGCGGAGCCGGCTGGCCCGCGTGGTGCAGGCGATGCTCGGCAAGCCGGTTCCGACGGGCCGGCTCACGCGGGCCTTCTACATCGTGACGGAGAAGATTCTGATGCCGGAGGAGGGGCTGCCCGCGCGCTGGCCGGTCGCCGGGAGCACGGGCTACGACTTCCTCGGCGCGGTGAACGCGCTCTTCGTGGACCCGGCCGGTGCGCGGGGGCTGACGGCGACGTATGTGCGATTCATCGGGGCCGGCCTCGAGTTCGCCGACGTGGCCTACCGGTCCAAGCGCCTCGTGATGGAGACCACCATGGCGAGCGAGATCGCCGTGCTGGGCCAGCGCCTGGGCCGGATCTCCGAGCGCCGACGATCGGCCCGGGATTTCACCGATCGGATGCTCACCGAGGCCCTGCGCGAGATCGTCGCATGCTTCCCCGTGTACCGGACCTACATCGCGACCGCCGACGCGGGGGTGGCCGAGCGGGACCGTCGGTACGTGGAGGCGGCGGTGGCGGAAGCGCGGCGCCGCAATCCCTCGGTGAGTGCCTCGATCTTCGAGTTCATCCGGGGCCTGCTGTGCCTCGAGCGCCTCGACGACGTGACGGCGCCCGAACGCGCGGAGATCCTCGAGTTCGTCGGGCGGTTCCAGCAGCTGACCGGGCCCGTCACCGCGAAGGGGATCGAGGACACGGCCTTCTATCGCTATCACCGCCTCGTCTCGCTCAACGAGGTGGGCAACCATCCCGATGCGTTCGGGACCAGCCTCACGGAGTTCCACCGGCGCTGCCTGGAGCGCCTTGCGCGCTGGCCGGCCGCCCTCTCCGTGCTCTCGACCCATGACACCAAACGCGGCGAGGACGTGCGAGCCAGGATCAACGTGCTCTCGGAGATTCCCGAGGAGTGGCGACGGAGAGTTCGGACCTGGCACCGGCTCAACCGGGGTAAGAAGACGCGCGTGGACGGTGTGCCGGCGCCCGACAACAACGAGGAGTACTTGCTGTATCAGACGCTGCTCGGCGCGTGGCCGCCGGCCGGGGTGACCGACGAGCACGACGCATTCGTCGACCGCATCCAGCGCTACATGCACAAGGCCCTTCGCGAGGCCAAGGTCCACGTGAGCTGGATCAATCCGCATCCGGCGTACGACGAGGCCGTGCGCAACTTCATCGCCAGGCTCCTCGACCGCACGCAGCCCAACGAGTTCCTCGACGACTTCCGCCCCTTCCAGGCCCGGGTGGCCGAGCTCGGCATCTACAACTCGCTCTCCCAGACCGTCCTGCGGCTGGCTGCTCCAGGCGTTCCCGAGCTCTACCAGGGCTCGGAGCTCTGGGAGCTGAGCCTCGTGGACCCCGACAATCGGCGCCCGGTGGATTTTGCTCGGCGTCAGGCCGTGCTCGCCGAGCTGCGGACCGGAGCCGAGGGGACCGGTGGGGCGCTCGCGGAGCTCTCGCACACGCTGGTCGAGCGGCGTCAGGACGGACGCATCAAGCTCCACGTCATCCAGCGTGGGCTGGCCTGCCGTCGG is a window of Candidatus Methylomirabilota bacterium DNA encoding:
- the treY gene encoding malto-oligosyltrehalose synthase, with translation MTPDQVFQRFERDPEAFTRVPTATYRLQLTPQMTFADVRAIVPYLAALGISDCHFSPFLQPCGAASHGYDVADHGEINAALGGEAEYRALVETLQRHGMGQIMDVVPNHMGIAGSRNAWWTDVLENGQASAYARFFDIEWEPIKPELKDKVLLPMLGDQYGRVLENQELQLEFRDGAFSVRYYDSVLPVAPGSYVDILEMRLDELQQALGADHPHLLELRSIITALGHLPPQTERDPARLEERQREKEVVKRRLAELSRESAEVRGFLADNVRTYNGVKGDAGTFDRLDDLLTRQAYRLAFWQTAGDEINYRRFFDINELAAIRMEEPAVFEAAHRLVFRLVAEGAVTGLRIDHPDGLFAPARYLRDLQRRCFLERARYVRRTQERAAPEPPEWAQEVLSGFDRRVAANHEAARAADAGESGGRGGLGLLQRWSATRHSGRSRLARVVQAMLGKPVPTGRLTRAFYIVTEKILMPEEGLPARWPVAGSTGYDFLGAVNALFVDPAGARGLTATYVRFIGAGLEFADVAYRSKRLVMETTMASEIAVLGQRLGRISERRRSARDFTDRMLTEALREIVACFPVYRTYIATADAGVAERDRRYVEAAVAEARRRNPSVSASIFEFIRGLLCLERLDDVTAPERAEILEFVGRFQQLTGPVTAKGIEDTAFYRYHRLVSLNEVGNHPDAFGTSLTEFHRRCLERLARWPAALSVLSTHDTKRGEDVRARINVLSEIPEEWRRRVRTWHRLNRGKKTRVDGVPAPDNNEEYLLYQTLLGAWPPAGVTDEHDAFVDRIQRYMHKALREAKVHVSWINPHPAYDEAVRNFIARLLDRTQPNEFLDDFRPFQARVAELGIYNSLSQTVLRLAAPGVPELYQGSELWELSLVDPDNRRPVDFARRQAVLAELRTGAEGTGGALAELSHTLVERRQDGRIKLHVIQRGLACRREHPQLFLQGDHVPLEVRGDRTNHVCAFARAHGEHEVVVAVPRFLARLSGNGAPLGPGVWGEDLVILPTAGQGRAYRNLFSGELLEIGETGEGRRALPLAAVFARFPVAMLERVSSG